CCGCGCGACACCGCCCAGCGGCTGCGTACGCCGTCGACGGTCGTGCGCAGGGCCAAACCCAGCTTGTACTGCTTGAGCACGGCGGCGCCAGTGGCCAGCGAATCCGTCAAAGGAGTCATGGCGATCAGCGCGACGATGTCGTCTCGTCCCGCGGCCACCCGCAAAACGTGCCCACCGGACATCGAGACACCCCAGAGCACAATGCGGTCTGGATCCACCCCGGGCAGCGTCTTGGCGAAGGCGACGGCCGCCTGGTAGTCCTGCTCCTGTCGTGCGATCGAAATAGACTGCCGCGGTTCACCTTCGGAGGTGCCGAAGCCGCGGTAATCGAACGCCAACACGTCGAACCCGGCGGCACTGAACTTCTCCGCGAACGGTTGCAGACCGGAGTCCTTGGTTCCACCGAAACCGTGCGCCATGATCACGACGGGGCATACCTGTGAACCGTCGCCCCGGCCGCGAAAGTGCCACGCACTGCACGTGACGCCCTGTGATCGGAATGTTAATTCCCGGTACGGCATGTTGCGCTCCTCATCGGGTCGGTCCTGCCACGATTCCGTACACCGCACCCAGCCATATCGCCGCGGCACCGTCGAGCAATTCGGCCCGCGTCAGCGGGCCTCCCAAAGTCATCCGTTCCAACAAGCGGTCGTTAACTTCCAGCAGTACGGTGGCCAACACCGTCGCGTCGATTCCGTCCGGAGCGATGCCCGATGCGCGTTCGGCGCGGATCATGCCGGCCACCGACTCGACGAACATGGCGCGGCCGTCGTCCCACCTCCGGCGCCCGGCCGCACTGCGCCCATGTGCCTGCAGGGCTGCCTTGAACATCGACCGGTGCCGCTCCCAGGTGTCGAACAACCCGTCCAGCATGCCGCGTACCCGCTCTCGCGGCGCGCAGTCGGTCATCGTGAATATGTCGTTGACGAACATCGTGTCGTCGACCATGCGTTCCATCAACGCTGCGACGGCCGCCGCCTTGCTCTCGAAGTAAAAGTAGAAAGCGGGGCGGGTCACCCCGGCGCGGGCGGCCACCTCGGCGATGTTGACATCATCGAAATCATGCTCCTGCAAGGTGCTTTCGAGCGCGTCGAGGATCGCCTCGCGGCGCTGGTCACCGCGCTGCGGGGGGCGGCGGTCGGTGCGCGCCCGGGTCACAGCGCGGCCCCGGCACGCCGGCGGCCGGCCGGGATCTCGCGGGCCCGCAGGTCGTGCTCGTAATAGAAGTAGTCGACCTGCTGGGTATGCCGCGGCCGGTCGACGCAATGGCCGGTGTAGAGGCGCTGGTCGGCGTCGATCACCCGCTCCATCTCGTCGACCGGCGGCAGCGCATAGCGACCGACAGCGTAGGCGGCGAGCAGTCGCGACTGGCACTCGACGAACGGAAACAGGGTTGGAATGGCCTGAGCGAACCCGATGAAAACGAGGTTGTCCACGCCGGGCTTGAACATCCGCTTGTAGAGCCGGATCTGATTGTCGGGGGCGTCGACGAAGTCCGGGTCGAAGAACGGAAAGGTGATGTTGTAGCCCGTCGCGTAGACGATCGCGTCGAAGACTCCGCTGCTGCCGTCGTCGAAATACGCTGTGGCACCGTCGAGCCGGGCCACGTTGGGCTTGGGCGTGATATCACCGGACCCGAGCCGCAGCGGCAGTTCGACCGATTGGGTGGGATGTGCCTCGAACAGCTTGTGGTTGGCCGGCGGCAGGCCGTACAGAGTCGGGTCGATACCCAGCATCGGGGCCATCAACTGCGCCACTTTGCGTTGCCAGGACAGCGGGAGGTAGGGCGTGGTGCGAAAGAAGCGGTCCCCGGGTTGGCCGGCGAGGTACTTCGGCACGATCCACGCACTGGAGCGGGTGGACAGAGTGACCGTGTTCTGCAGTGCGCGGGAAGACAATTCGACAGCGATGTCCGCGGCGCT
The nucleotide sequence above comes from Mycobacterium vicinigordonae. Encoded proteins:
- a CDS encoding alpha/beta hydrolase, with amino-acid sequence MPYRELTFRSQGVTCSAWHFRGRGDGSQVCPVVIMAHGFGGTKDSGLQPFAEKFSAAGFDVLAFDYRGFGTSEGEPRQSISIARQEQDYQAAVAFAKTLPGVDPDRIVLWGVSMSGGHVLRVAAGRDDIVALIAMTPLTDSLATGAAVLKQYKLGLALRTTVDGVRSRWAVSRGRKPVLMKLASRPGEHGALSLDGAYENYLSIAGPSWRNEVDSAVGLELAKIKTKAAAKNLRAALLIQIADFDRFVPAWSIAKTAVHGRAQVHHYPCDHFDVWPGHDWFGQASNDQIAFLERVLEPTRLPV
- a CDS encoding TetR/AcrR family transcriptional regulator; amino-acid sequence: MTRARTDRRPPQRGDQRREAILDALESTLQEHDFDDVNIAEVAARAGVTRPAFYFYFESKAAAVAALMERMVDDTMFVNDIFTMTDCAPRERVRGMLDGLFDTWERHRSMFKAALQAHGRSAAGRRRWDDGRAMFVESVAGMIRAERASGIAPDGIDATVLATVLLEVNDRLLERMTLGGPLTRAELLDGAAAIWLGAVYGIVAGPTR
- a CDS encoding flavin-containing monooxygenase, with the protein product MLRPRTAIIGAGISGLTAGKMLKDYGVPYTTFELSDRIGGNWAFGNPNGHSSAYRSLHIDTSKHRLSFKDFPIPDDFPSFPHHSDIKAYLDSYAQAFGLLEHIEFNNGVLRARKVGTGWEIRDQRGATREFDLLVVGNGHHWDPRLADFPGTFTGEAIHSHHYIDPHTPLELTGKRILVVGIGNSAADIAVELSSRALQNTVTLSTRSSAWIVPKYLAGQPGDRFFRTTPYLPLSWQRKVAQLMAPMLGIDPTLYGLPPANHKLFEAHPTQSVELPLRLGSGDITPKPNVARLDGATAYFDDGSSGVFDAIVYATGYNITFPFFDPDFVDAPDNQIRLYKRMFKPGVDNLVFIGFAQAIPTLFPFVECQSRLLAAYAVGRYALPPVDEMERVIDADQRLYTGHCVDRPRHTQQVDYFYYEHDLRAREIPAGRRRAGAAL